The Trichosurus vulpecula isolate mTriVul1 chromosome 3, mTriVul1.pri, whole genome shotgun sequence genome includes a window with the following:
- the LOC118841159 gene encoding protocadherin gamma-A4-like, which produces MAAAQRLVNCPGIFLISFLLGSLWETGSGQIRYSVPEEMERGSFVGDIAQDLGLGPRKLLERGARIVSRGKKQHFALNVRSGSLVTADRIDREELCGKASVCVVNAEILLEDKVKIYGVEVEISDINDNTPSFGAEEREIKISESAVPGTRFPLPEAFDADIGMNSVQSYHLSPNHHFSLRVEKRRDGAKYLELVLEHALDREEEPVHHLSLTASDAGDPILSGTLRVPVTVLDANDNAPEFSQSVYSMNVPENLPQGTQLLTVSATDLDEGINGEVAYHFQKITEKTSHLFHLNALTGDVTVLENLDYEECNFYEIDIEARDGAGLLAIAKVLVKVLDVNDNAPDVTITSVTSSISENSSAGSVIALFNVHDRDSGENGQVTCSIPEHLPFKLEKSYGNYYSLMTYRALDREQVSMYNITVTATDGGNPPLSTDTYISLHIEDTNDNPPVFVQTSYSAYVTENNPRGTSIYSLSAHDSDIGENGHITYSITDDLVHSAPLSSYVSINSETGILYALRSFDYEQFRELKLGVTARDSGDPPLSTNVSLTLFILDQNDNAPEILYPAFPMDGSSGVELAPRSAEPGYLVTKVVAVDADSGQNAWLSYLLLKATEPGLFSVGLHSGEIRTVRAFLDKDALKQNLIVAVTDNGEPPLSATVSITIAVADSIPEILSELSNPEAPDDLKDSSLTLYLVIAVAAISCLFFTFIVILLALRLHRWRTSKLLGAPSGHFGNIHSSQFVGIDGVKAFLQTHTQEVSFTADSRKSQLIFLEPNYADTLSLQQSSDKKEPPLIPHESILSNEDQSFLQVGFIFLNSINHSI; this is translated from the coding sequence ATGGCGGCTGCACAGAGGCTCGTGAACTGCCCAGGAATATTCCTGATTTCCTTTCTCCTGGGATCCTTGTGGGAGACCGGGTCCGGGCAGATCCGCTACTCGGTGCCCGAGGAGATGGAGAGGGGCTCTTTTGTGGGCGACATTGCCCAGGACCTTGGGCTGGGGCCCCGCAAGCTTTTGGAGCGCGGAGCCCGCATTGTTTCCAGAGGTAAGAAGCAGCATTTTGCTCTGAATGTCAGAAGCGGCAGCTTAGTCACAGCAGACAGAATAGACAGGGAGGAGTTGTGTGGGAAAGCATCCGTATGCGTTGTAAACGCAGAGATTCTGCTAGAGGACAAAGTGAAAATTTATGGAGTGGAAGTGGAAATAAGTGATATCAATGATAACACACCCAGCTTTGgtgcagaagaaagagaaatcaaaataaGCGAAAGCGCAGTGCCAGGAACAAGGTTTCCCCTTCCGGAAGCCTTTGATGCAGATATAGGAATGAACTCTGTTCAGAGCTACCACTTGAGTCCGAATCATCATTTCTCTCTGCGTGTGGAAAAACGAAGGGATGGAGCCAAATATCTAGAGCTGGTGCTGGAGCATGCTCTGGACCGAGAGGAGGAGCCTGTTCACCACCTCAGCCTCACAGCCTCGGACGCGGGAGATCCTATTCTCTCTGGCACACTACGAGTTCCTGTGACTGTTCTGGATGCGAATGACAACGCGCCAGAGTTTTCTCAGTCTGTGTATAGCATGAATGTGCCTGAGAATTTACCACAGGGGACACAGCTGCTCACAGTGAGTGCCACGGACTTGGATGAAGGAATAAATGGGGAAGTCGCTTATCATTTCCAGAAAATTACCGAAAAAACttctcatttatttcatttgaatgcTTTGACTGGGGATGTAACAGTATTGGAAAATCTAGATTATGAGGAGTGCAATTTCTATGAGATAGATATAGAAGCTCGAGACGGGGCTGGACTTCTGGCGATAGCCAAAGTTCTAGTCAAAGTATTGGATGTGAATGACAATGCTCCTGATGTCACCATCACTTCCGTCACCAGCTCAATCTCCGAAAATTCTTCTGCAGGGTCGGTGATTGCCCTTTTCAATGTGCACGACAGAGACTCTGGGGAGAATGGTCAAGTCACGTGCTCCATCCCAGAACATCTGCCTTTCAAACTTGAAAAGTCCTATGGAAATTATTATAGTCTGATGACCTATAGAGCCCTGGATCGGGAGCAAGTCTCCATGTACAACATCACAGTGACAGCCACAGATGGAGGGAACCCCCCTCTATCCACTGACACTTACATCTCCTTGCACATAGAAGACACCAATGACAACCCCCCGGTTTTTGTCCAGACATCCTACTCAGCCTATGTCACGGAGAACAATCCCAGAGGTACTTCCATTTACTCTCTTTCTGCTCATGACTCCGATATCGGGGAAAATGGACACATCACTTATTCCATTACAGATGACTTGGTACACAGTGCACCTCTCTCCTCCTATGTTTCCATTAACTCTGAAACTGGCATCCTTTACGCTCTGCGCTCCTTCGACTATGAACAGTTCCGAGAACTGAAGCTAGGAGTGACAGCCAGGGACTCTGGGGACCCTCCTCTCAGCACCAACGTTTCCCTGACTCTGTTCATCCTGGATCAGAATGACAATGCCCCAGAAATCCTGTACCCTGCATTCCCCATGGATGGTTCCAGTGGGGTAGAGCTGGCCCCACGCTCTGCAGAACCAGGGTACCTAGTGACTAAGGTGGTGGCAGTGGATGCAGACTCTGGCCAGAATGCCTGGCTGTCCTACCTCCTGCTCAAGGCCACAGAACCTGGACTCTTCTCCGTGGGCCTGCACTCGGGGGAGATCAGGACTGTGCGGGCATTCCTGGACAAAGATGCCCTCAAACAGAATCTCATAGTGGCAGTGACAGATAATGGGGAGCCCCCTCTCTCTGCCACTGTTAGTATCACCATAGCTGTGGCTGACAGCATCCCCGAGATCCTCTCTGAACTCAGCAATCCCGAGGCTCCAGATGACCTTAAAGACTCCAGCCTCACACTCTACCTCGTCATTGCTGTGGCTGCCATTTCCTGTTTGTTCTTCACCTTCATTGTCATTTTACTGGCGCTCAGATTACATAGGTGGAGGACCTCGAAGCTGCTGGGTGCACCGAGTGGGCATTTTGGAAACATCCATTCCTCCCAATTTGTGGGCATTGATGGAGTGAAAGCGTTTCTCCAAACACATACCCAAGAGGTTTCCTTCACTGCTGACTCTCGGAAAAGCCAGTTGATATTTCTGGAACCAAACTATGCAGACACTTTATCACTTCAGCAGAGCTCTGATAAAAAGGAACCTCCGTTAATACCCCATGAATCAATTCTCTCTAATGAGGATCAGTCCTTCTTACAggtaggttttatttttttaaatagtattaatCATAGTATTTAA